Below is a genomic region from Ziziphus jujuba cultivar Dongzao chromosome 7, ASM3175591v1.
TCATGCATAGTTGACATTGTTTCCACCATCTGTGTGGCTGATGTGGCTGGGCTTCTAGATTTATGTGTGGATCGAGTCACAAATTGTACTGGTTTATCGCAAGATGTGGAAAGGCAAGCTGAAGTGAGGTCTGTTCACAAGCTACTAATATCTTGTGGTGGCTTTGATGATATGTTTGAATCTCTAACATCGCTTCTGCAAAAAATTGCTTATCGTTGCCATATTAAATTTGGAATTGAAATGCCAAAGATGAATGTTTCCTCTGCAAAAAGAAAGAGATATAAGTTCTCTGGAAAATTGTCAGCACCATGGAAAAATGTCAGTGGAAAAAAGCCATCCAATTTTGAGGATGACTATTCTGTTGCTGTAGGAATAGCCTGGCAAATAAACGACATGCTTAAATCTGAGGACACTCAGAAAGCTATATTGGAATCTCAAGCTTTAGAATCATCATTTTTAGCTTTAAAATTCATTTCTGAGGTCAGCATTTTGCAGTGCACGCACAGTGAAAATATGGATGTATTACCTGTTTTGGCATATACAGCTCTTTCTCTTCATATGACTCTTCAAAATGTTAGCATAAGAAGTTCAAAAGACTCCGGTATTAAGAAGAATGAAAGCTCTGATTCTTCAAAATCAAGTACAAAGGCAAGCATTATTACTTAATCCTTACTTTCCATTTTCAATATTATCTGCATCAGAGTTcgtttcaaatttataattgtctacccctttttttttttttttttcctttttttttgggcctcGTATTGAATGAAATTGTATTCTCGTTGATGTCTAGACTCTTATTTGAATGAACAAGATAAGTGGAAAATGATGCCTAATTTCAAAGAGatgggatttatttattttattttttattttatatatcttacatTTTAGGGCCATGAATGCAAATCATACTTGGTGTTGTCAAATATTGCTATAGGGGCTATAGCCACTTTGAAATAGAGACCACTTTTGTTTGCAATGTGAATCCTTTGTTTGGGTTCTCGCTGATAAACTGCCAACAACAATTTCTTTTCCGCAGACAGTGTTGGAACAGACATTAAGTCACATACTTTACTGTACAGAGAAGCTCTTTGGAGCTGGTGGCTCTGACAGATCAGGCAAATCACCTTCAGCATCTCAGGAGGCTAACCATAAAAGGACTCATTGTTACAAAGAAAGTAACAGTGTTAAAGCAGATGCATCTAGTCATGATGGTAAGTGATTATGTAGGCACATGTTCAATTACTGAGTCATGGTTTTTTTCTGTGCATTACAGAGGTAATGAGTATTTGAGTAattttagacatatatattcatctaaAAAATGGATGGGCCCTTATTTGCAATATTATGACCTCTGAACGTGTTAATTTCCTGCTCACTGTAGTTCTAAGTCCAACCTTTGAATTTAACAATACAACTCACAGAGAgaatatatttaacaatttgGAATGTTGATGGTGTAGACGAATtgtcaattttgattttctagTCCATCTCACCCCCAAATAAAGGGGGAAAATACAGAGGATAATGAAAATGGTTAGGGTAGTGCCTCCTTGTACTATCACATGGAGAATGCATATTTCTCTGTTTTTGGTTAATGGGTGTGCTGACAGTAAAATTTCTAAAAGATTTGTTCATTCAGCTAGAAATCGAATGGGAATCCGCTTTTTATGAATTAGGCAGGGAAAGTTATTTGTGAAAAAGCTCTTCCATTCAGACAATTggacatcaaaaaaaaaaaaaaaaaaaaaaaaaaaaaaagtctgatGTGAATTTTTAAGCACCAGCGGGACTCTCTTTTTATTCATCAATGTATATTGCTCTTCATCATACCCATTCATACTTATACTGTCTTATTTGATCTTTTATGGATctctctaatttttattttatatttttgcagaaCTTATCTTTACTGAACCAAAAAGTTTATCAACTACAGTGAAGATGCTTACTGCAATTCTCAAGTTCATGGCTGATGCCACTGTgatggattttgtttttcacAATCATGAATGGTGTTTAAAGTTTGCTTCAGGGTATATACGATATGTCACATCTACACTACAGCAACAACCCTGCGGCAAAATCAATTGTAAAGACGAGTATGTGAAAGATATAATGCAGTGTTTGAAGAGCTCCTTCACCTATGCAGCCAAGATACTTCGTCTAGCTCTTAAAGATGCTACAGAAGATTCACCACCTCCTCCACTAGCTTTTGATCTAGCCAATGATCTGCTTGATATAACCTTGACTGAATTGTATTTGGGCTCTGGTTATGCTGAAAGGTTTGTGGCAGCTGCTAAGCCTTGGCTACCCGATTTGATCCTGGCATTAGGATCTAGAAACTTACTGAAACAGATTGATGGAGCAGGGACACAAATGACCACAGCTGATTGTATCAAAGGCCATTTCCCAACATGGCTATTGGTTTTATCCAAGATTGAGTTGTCTGAGCTGAGTGAAGTTGGCCTTGGAGAAGATGATGACAGAATTTCTAAACCAGAGGAATTTCTTGCTTTTAAGAAATTTCTGGGAATGATTGTTGAAATGTTGAAACGAAATCCTAGCATACTGGATGCCGTTGGGGAAATATTCTTGATTGGCTCGGTAGTTGGATTGGAAGGTAAGGACTTTGGGTTGGTTTTGGGACTTGTACACTTTGTATGTGTGAAGTTATTCAAACGTGATGACGGAGACTGGGGTGATATAATGTTGACTTCTCTGCAGCATATATACCTTAAGATCGAGAGAcaattagaagaagaaaatcttGAGGTTGGAAGGGAAAATTTGGAGAGTGCAAGAGCATTGCTTGAACCTGTTTGGATGTATCATTTGTATGAAACTGGGAAGGTTTCTATGATGGAAGAATAATAGtgccttttaattatttattttttatttaaacaatattaatatatttagtttaaaatctataaagtaatgaaaaagaaaaagcaaaacgtTTTTCTTAACTTATGAAgctcaaattttcttttagtcttttttttgggtccacTGGAAAATTTAGGAGGCTAATCCTGCTTCTAGGACGTGTCTTCAAAAATACCTGCAAAGTTGCATATTAAGTTTGTTAAATATGACTTTAGCCATCAACAAAgccaagtaaataaataaattaatcataaaaCGAGATAACGGAACCAGAAGGTGGAAAGCTTGGGTTATGGGCAACAAgcaatagaagaaaaataaaataaaacaattcatTAGAATAGAAAATTTGTTACATGCTGATTAAGGGGGGGGAGAATCAAAGAAACTCAATAACCATACAAAGAAAATAGttacatttaaaaaagaaattgcaataaaggaaaaaaaattcaattacaaagactacaaaaataaatacaagaGAGAAACATTGTCATCGTCCTAAATTTGATTAACTTCAAGCTACCTGAAAAGTTGACATCAGTTTCAGCTTCTCAGTAGGCCTTTTATCTCTACATCTTCTATTCTCCACCTTGAGTGCGAAGAAagcaaaaacaatattaaagaaCATTTCGGATTCTACATATCTTTGGAGTTGAGATTCTGATAAGACTTCAAATGTACTTTCTCAGTCTGTCACCTCATATTTCTACCCTTTTGCAGGAATGGAAACTTGTAGATCTCTGCCACCCCAACAAACGTTTGTACGTAAACTTAAGAAATACCGTCTAATTCATCTAAGAGTTTTTAAACAGGTATCATCTTTAAACCAGCAGCAATTGGCATGCCTAAAAATCCAATGAATACGCTTAGGAACCACTGTGCAAAAGATAGAGGAGTTGTGTTTGCAAATGTTCCGAGGAACTCAACGATTATGATCTGGAAGAAAACAGTGCATCCGATGACTGCCACAAAAACATAGTTATCTAAAATGCCCTTCAGAACATCTATTTCCTCCATCTCGCGTGAGCTGATCTCGTTAAACACCTGAAAATAGAATCTAGTCACGTTTTCTGTAGCAAGaactaagaaaatgaaatatcatGTCATTTTACTGTGTATTTATAATCTACCATTTGATGATAATTTCAAACTGGCGAGAAGCTTAAGCAAATGATAGAGATGGGTATATGAAATCATAAAGACCAGATGCCACTACTGAACTGAACAAGGATTTAGCCTATTAAACCAACTTGAGGGTAGTATGTGAACCTTCATGGCCCTTTTCAATAAGAACTACGATGAACTTGCATAACCATACTCCTGAACATATTTTAACATTCCCAAGAAGTATTAAACTAATTTAGCTCATCGTTATCTACAATTTGACAAATGCACCAGCTAAAACGTAATTGACAACAAATAAAGAATGACATGTTCATCAGAAAAACCTTACCTGACAAAAGACAAATGTATTGAAAATAAGAGTGTTCAGTATCAAATCAGAATCTGGGCCATCAAGACGAAAGATCGCTTTTCCTTTAGCCTGAAGAAACCATATTATCATAAACTGATAGAAAGACTGCCCTAGAATATTCCTCCACATAACATTACTGATAAAATTTCCTTTCCTTCCAACAGGTGCATGCTTCATTAAGTCGTCAGTTGGAGGTTCAGTTGCAAGGGCAAGAGCTCCCAATGTATCCATGATCATGTTGACCCACAATAGTTGAACAGCTGTAAGGGGAGCAGTCCCTGGAACATGATATAATGGAAAAGCACAATCAGAAGTGAAAAATGATCAGAAAGCAATGGAAAGTATATATATGAGAGGAAAACTAATGTAGGCTTCCATACCTGTCAAACAAGCTGAAGTGAAGTTAACAATTAATGCAACAACGTTGACAGTCAGCTGGAACTGtacaaatttttgaatatttatgtaAACTGAACGTCCCCATTTTGCCACTGTGACTATTGTGGAGAAATTATCATCCAAAATTATGACATCAGCACTCTCTTTAGCAACCTGAAGTAGAAAAACAGTTTAGTTGGATATTTGCATTGTTATAATAACTAAATACAAAGGTTAACTCTCTTTAGCAACCTGAAGTAGAAAAACAGTTTAGTTGGATATTTGCATTGTTATAATAACTAAATACAAAGGTTATGGCAAAGATATCTTCCATATAAAGAAAGAGCATGATAAGTGGAAAAGCAATATAAATTGAGAAGTGCTAGATGCACCGAAAAAAAACTTGACACAGTCCCATtacttttaaatatcaaaataccctTGCTAAATTAGTTTGCCGGACCGGAAGCTTATCCCGTAGGTCCAATCCATCATTTCTACTCTCTCTCAACTCATTCTCGGCCTGGACCATTTAATTTATGAGGGGGGTGGGTCTGACTCTTAGTCTACTTTCTCAGGGTAGACTTCAACAGGCTGAGCCTTTTTTGTTTCTTGGTCATCGTCATTGCcatcaatttttttactttccatCGAATAATCCCCAATTTTGCTTGGATCTTCTTCTGATGAATCTGATTTTCCAGGTTTCATAGAATCTGGTTCTGATTCTTATAGCTCATATTGTCCAGTAATTGATGTGATTTATGTGGCTCCGATAGCTCATAGAGTTTCTGGTGGGGAATATATCTTATATTCCACATTTTTCCTCATTGCTATTGAACGAACATCAGGCATCCAATCGGTCTGATTCACCCAACATCATGCAGTTCATCAGTCTAATTCACTCACTCCAAATATTGGTAAACATGCTCCAAAAAGCACCGGACCTCTtttttctattccttaattgttgGATCAATTTCTTGGATTATGAGGTAATACCAGATTAACAAGGCGTCACTACTAGTGTCCCAGCATAAAGccctatttaaataaaaatagcagGTCCTTGCTCCCTATTGAGCTATCAGAAAAGTCCCATTCAGAGCTAGCCACATACGGTGGGCTTGGTAAGGAAGAAGAGTACAAAAATAGATAAACAGGGATATtttgatcatttaaaattttctgaaaCTGCATAGAGTTTATTTTGTGTTGAAAAGAGAACTTCTCATAGTTATATCCAAATCCAACCCTTTACCAATCTCCTCATGTTGCTTGGTGGGGCACATGGTTTCTAACAACAAAGTATGATACATTATCCTTGTATGCCTAATCAAGCCACTTACATTTAATCCTGACATTGATCTAACTTAATATCAACTAATGCATTTGGTTACGATgcttctttttatctttttctctgAGGCCCTtaggtatatatgtatatattactaAAATAATCTGTTTGGATTGAAGCACAGTAAATTTCACTAAGAAACATTATACCCACCTCAGTCCCAGCAATGCCCATGGCTAATCCAATATCTGCCTCGTGAAGTGCTGGGGCATCATTTGTTCCATCACCAGTTACAGCAACAACTTCCTGAAATGTTGTCCGCAAGTGCTTCACTAGTGTATGCTTGTCTAAAGGTGAAGATCGAGCCATCACCTACagaggaaataaaaaatttgaagcactTAATTAGACTAGTTCCAATCATTACATAGTAAATAAAGCGGGACCAAACATGAACCATACATAGAAATTGATGTAGCACCTGAATTTTGGGGATTATTTTTAGTAGTTCCTCCTCTTTCTTTTCCCTGAAATCTGGACCTTCAATGGCTATGCCATCATCAGTGAGGATCCCACATTCCCTTGCTATAGCCTTTGCAGTGTTGATATTGTCTCCTGTAACCATTCTGACTGTAATACCTGCAGAACGACACACTGCAACAGACTCCTTGACACCAGGACGAACAGGATCTTTAATGCCAACAATTCCAATACAAGTATATCCAGAAACTGGAATATTATCCTCAATAGAGAACCCTCTTTCTAGTTCTATATACGCAAGACACAGAGTTCGAAGGGCCTCACTAGCAAATTCATCAATTGTAGTTTTGAGATGGTTAATCGATGCATCATCAAGGGGAACAATTTCACCACTTGAATTGATCATCTTATCACAATGAGCCAAAACTATTTCTGAAGCACCTTTAGTGTGGGCTCTCAAACCTCCTTCAGGAAGCTCAAGCACCACTCCCATCCGTTTCTTCACAGAATTGAAAGGCTCAACTTTAACAATTTTAGTAGCTTGTCGCTCCGCATGGAAATCTCCACCAACTGACAAGCCAAATTCCAGTAAAGCAGCATCAGTAGGTGTTCCCAGTATCTCGCGCTTTCCATTTTTGTTAACCACAACTTCTCCACCATTGTTGTTAAAAATTGATTGTGTAAGAATTTTCACAACAGATGCTGGAAGCTCAGAGCATAAGCTAGAAGCATTGCTGGCGCTCAGCTCCTTAACATTCATGCAAATGCATGATTTCACAACTGTCATGCGGTTAGTAGTTAGAGTCCCAGTTTTGTCACTGCATATATTTGTGGCTGATCCCATAGTCTCACAAGCTGCAAGATTTCGAACAAGTGCTTTTtcattcatcatcttcttcatggCAAAGGCAAGGCTCAACGTTACAGCCAATGGCAATCCCTCCGgtacagcaacaacaacaattgtAACTGCCACAGCAAAGAATTCCAACAACTCCAATGCATCATCTCCATTCCAGCTCCAGTGCGTTCCCTCTCTCAGTTTACGACTAACCAACCCTTGGACCAGAACTGCAAAAGTAACAATGGCAAAGAAAAGACCTATTTTCCCAATAATGGTTGCCACTCCATTCAACTTAACCTGCAAGGGGGTTTCATCATCTCCACCTTCGCTAAGAGTTGCCATTAATTTACCCCATTGGGTTCTCATCCCAACTGTGGTAACCAACATCTTGCATGATCCATCTTGGACCTTGGTTCCTGAAAGAAGGAAAGGGTTCTCTTTGGTTATCATTACCGGCTCACTCTCACCAGTTAAACTTGATTCGTCAATTAACATAGAAAATCCCGAAACAAACAGCCCGTCTGCTGGGACTTGGTCCCCAATGGAAAGATGTACAATATCACCAGGAAGTAAATCATATATTGACATTTTCTGCCTATATCCATTTCTTGTAACATGAATAGAtatcttctttttctccttGTCCAAATCCTTAAACTGTAAAGATTGGCGATAATCACTTATTGCTGTAACAAAGACAACCAACATGATACTTGCAACTATTCCAAGGCCATCATGTGCCCCTTTTGGCCATCCTTCCATTGCTATACCAACTATCAAAGACACAAAAGCACATACGCCAAGGATCATAAGAGTCATATCTTGAAGGGCTTCCCAAACAAATATCCAGAAACCCCGCGGTTCGCTCTCTGTAAATTTATTTACTCCATAAATCTCTTGTCTGCGGTTTAGTAAGTTGGTGTCAAGGGTAAGTCCATTAGTAACTGATGTACAGAGCTTTTCAGCAAGACCATCTACCCCACCATGAAATTTAAGTTTCTTTACATCATGACCTTCAACGATAGATCCCAATTCATCACCACAAATCTGAAAACCTGCAGCTTTAACTTCCTCAGGTACAGCATAGTCACTTGGCTGCACACCTGCAGACCCCAGAATGAGTCGCTGGAAAGAACCTTCATATATGTGATAATAAAGTTTTTCTTATTGCTAAAGAAGGTTAccttgaataaattgaaatgcaGCTTTTGAAACCAAAACAGCAATCCGTAACTTCTCCTATAATTtgtagaaacaaaaacaaaaattaggatTCAAGACAAAAGGTTGGCATAGGAATTCAAGCacaattatttttaatcacCGAGCAAATTGTTCACATCTTGCTATCCCTTATTGTCGATGTTTAGTTGTCATTTTTATGAACTTGTTTCCATGccactttttgttttgtttaatttttatatttcctcGGACAATAATCTCAAGTTCAAATCCCTGTATCCtcaataacaacaaaaatgaaaaataaaaaaggaacctACAATGAAAATCTGGTAGTGATTGCCAATCACTATTTGTTGAGTTAAGcgccaaaattttaattatccaCAGTTCAGAAACAATAGGCAGATCATATGTGCCCTGTCCTTATATATTGTTAGGTCAGTTGCATGGTATAGGAGAGCTCAAAGTTCGATCATCTTGCTGAGGCACTTCGTTACATCTCACATGCACATGCCAATGGTAAAAGTGatgtttaatttaattgttttaagtcATGGTAGGCTTGGTagctatttattttgttatctaAAAATTCAGGATTGTTAACAAACATAACTTTTACTGAAATACACAATTCTCTTTCAAATTtgttgttaatttaatatatatacgtattttaaaaggataatattattaattttcatttgccATAATGTAATTACTTTTAAAGACTATAtgacatatattattttaaaaggttATATTGGGAAGTGCAAATTCACTagaagaaaaatagtaaaacttCACTGacatatattattttcctttttttttttttggggtgcagATTTAGCACTATCAAATTTAGGAGGTATAAGtgctaaatataaaataacaagtTACCAAttgcaaattcattaaaatttcagGTAAGAGTGAAAAAAACTTTTGCCTATGAAAATCAAAACGTAATCTCttctgtttttatatttttaagcaacggggaaaataataataataattttgctaaatttcAAGACACGTGTGAACCctgaaatttcaaatttgaaattccaGGTGAGTGAGGAACCAGGTAAGTGGttctaaatatataaaacgcatagaaattaaatggatTTCCTTggaaaaattgagagaaaatggAGGTGAAACCTGATTGGTACGTCGCATAGCAGCAGCCTCGATTCGTTTTGAAAGATTGGCAGTGAATCGAAACCTTCGCTTTGGGTTCTTTACAACACCGCATAGATTCCTCCATTTCTGCAATGCCTCTTCAGACGAGTGTTTCGCTTTCACTGCCACAAAACCTTCATTCATATAGCTCTCCATCGTACAGTTCAAATTCCAAtccctattttttttctttttgttttcacaAAGAATAGCAGCTATGGGAAGCAGAGAACATGtacatataaataaacataCAGATTCCAAAGCAAGAAGTATTGCAGAAAAGCACTACAAACTCATTGATGTTTCCTGGGTGATTCTACAGGAAATTGCAGCGACATTTCTACGAAGctctctttttttgaaaaatgaaaagaaaaaaataataaagtactaAAGAAGTTGGGTGAGTCCGTTAGTGGacctttttggaaaaaacaaaaaagtgaaaatagaTATTCGATAAATTAAACCTATTTTtgatctaatatttttattatttttttttttctcgctgATTCAGTTTCTGATTCGAAATAATAGCAAATGTTGTGGAGGAAGAAGAACGAGAAGAATGAATGAGGATCCGAATCAGTTGGCTTGGAAGCATAAGTTTTTAACGGTCAAGCTTTTCATTTTTCTGGTAAGTCTTTAGGAGCGAAACGGACGGGGTCTTAGTCAACCCTTTTGTTGGATgatttattatttggttttttttttttttttaaatttcaaaaagtgAATATTAGAtgggatttaatttattttaattttattaaaaaatgttcaCTTAAATGTCCTTTCAGAAAAAGACCGCTGTTATTTAATTAGTCCACACGGTCTCTACGCGGAGGGAGAAAGTGGGGGTCCCACTCGATGACGATGTATTAAAAGTAGAGTAAAAGGTTCCTTGTTcaattctttttcaatttttcttttcttcttactTGAATTCTTTCTTTGAATCTTAAGCTTTCAATCTCATTCTAACTTCTATGCTAAGATATAAGagatacaaaattttataacaaattatttttagttgttttcgtGGGGATAGCCCAGctaatgacaaaattattatcattttttttttttttataaagattgAAAGTTTGAATCTTTCattccaaaattaaagaaaattttaatttttaattcaatatttcaatgctaattttgtactttttttattttctgacaAAATTTTAAACGCTAATTGATTGCACATTTTTATACTATATGAAAATTACAA
It encodes:
- the LOC107424947 gene encoding calcium-transporting ATPase 2, plasma membrane-type; the encoded protein is MESYMNEGFVAVKAKHSSEEALQKWRNLCGVVKNPKRRFRFTANLSKRIEAAAMRRTNQEKLRIAVLVSKAAFQFIQGVQPSDYAVPEEVKAAGFQICGDELGSIVEGHDVKKLKFHGGVDGLAEKLCTSVTNGLTLDTNLLNRRQEIYGVNKFTESEPRGFWIFVWEALQDMTLMILGVCAFVSLIVGIAMEGWPKGAHDGLGIVASIMLVVFVTAISDYRQSLQFKDLDKEKKKISIHVTRNGYRQKMSIYDLLPGDIVHLSIGDQVPADGLFVSGFSMLIDESSLTGESEPVMITKENPFLLSGTKVQDGSCKMLVTTVGMRTQWGKLMATLSEGGDDETPLQVKLNGVATIIGKIGLFFAIVTFAVLVQGLVSRKLREGTHWSWNGDDALELLEFFAVAVTIVVVAVPEGLPLAVTLSLAFAMKKMMNEKALVRNLAACETMGSATNICSDKTGTLTTNRMTVVKSCICMNVKELSASNASSLCSELPASVVKILTQSIFNNNGGEVVVNKNGKREILGTPTDAALLEFGLSVGGDFHAERQATKIVKVEPFNSVKKRMGVVLELPEGGLRAHTKGASEIVLAHCDKMINSSGEIVPLDDASINHLKTTIDEFASEALRTLCLAYIELERGFSIEDNIPVSGYTCIGIVGIKDPVRPGVKESVAVCRSAGITVRMVTGDNINTAKAIARECGILTDDGIAIEGPDFREKKEEELLKIIPKIQVMARSSPLDKHTLVKHLRTTFQEVVAVTGDGTNDAPALHEADIGLAMGIAGTEVAKESADVIILDDNFSTIVTVAKWGRSVYINIQKFVQFQLTVNVVALIVNFTSACLTGTAPLTAVQLLWVNMIMDTLGALALATEPPTDDLMKHAPVGRKGNFISNVMWRNILGQSFYQFMIIWFLQAKGKAIFRLDGPDSDLILNTLIFNTFVFCQVFNEISSREMEEIDVLKGILDNYVFVAVIGCTVFFQIIIVEFLGTFANTTPLSFAQWFLSVFIGFLGMPIAAGLKMIPV